A stretch of DNA from Desulfovibrio gilichinskyi:
ACTTTAAAACTATTCAGCCTTACCGCTGATCCTGAGCTGATCCTTGGCAAAACGGATATATTGCAAAATAGGTCGTCTGACCGTACAGTTAAAAGAGCATAAGCCGCATTCAAAACAACTGTGTAAGTCATACTTCTCAGCCATTTCGAATCTTTCATACTCCGCATAACGGCTGATCATATTAGGAAGAATCCGAGCCGGACAGCTAAGCACGCACTCACCGCAGTTGATACATGTTGCATCTTCTACTGAAGGGAATTGCCCTGTAGAGATAATAAACAATCCATGATCGCCCTTCTTCACGCCTTCATCCAGACTATAGACAGCCTCTCCGCGGAAAGGTCCGCCGAGAACAACTTTGTCACCGGATTTAACAGTCATATCCAATTCATTAAGCAAATGACGGATAGGTGTTCCAAAAGGCACGCGATAATTATGTCCGCTAATGGTCATAATTGTGTCAGTCACAGGCAGACCGGTCTTAGCAACAAGCCCTATATTATAGATATCCATGATGCTCATAATTTTGGTGTCGTCGCAGAATTCCTTTCCGGTGACAGCTTTAATTACAAGAGCATTAAGCGAATTAGGATACTTAGGTTTGACAAAAACAGATTCGGTTCCGGAAAGAGTAGCTGATGTTTTTTTAGCCACCGCAAGCTTTGTATGCACCGGATGAACAAGCGATTTAACAATATTCAATCCGACTTCAAGAATATCGTTTTCACATTCAAGCAGCAGTTCAGCTACAAAAATGCCCGGTTCAGGGTTAAGCCCGTTAATAATCAACTGACCGCAACGTGAACTAAGAGGGGCGACATCAATACCAAGTTCCTGCAAAGTGCGCTGCAGATCCTTTCCCGGTCCCATGGATTTAACATCAACAGGTTCAACTGAGTTCTCTTTGTGGTCACACTCTATAGTCAGGTGATGGTAATTGACTTTTGTCGCCTTGCCGGAAACAGAAGCATGATACGCGCCGCCGAATTTGGACGGATGTTCAGCAATCATATCGCCGCGGGCAACGCTCTGTCCTTTTTTAGCTTTAAGAACAAGATTGCGCACCTGAATATTAATTTCAGAAGGCGCGGCAATGTCGTGTATTACATTTTGGACATCGGATTCGAGTGAGTAGTGAATCTTAAGCATCTAACCTACCTCGCGTGGCATTTGTAGCAGGAATCGGCACCATAAGGTCCGCCGTCTTGTTCATGGCATCCCATACACTGCTTATGAAAAGCATCTGACAACAAAGGAATATTCTCAGTATCAGGTCTGTCTTCTTTTGCCAGAGGACCTGTAGGAACTTCATCATGACAGCGCAGACATGCTTTTTTGTCAGGAAAATTCTTTTGATGTTCGCTTCTGAACTTTTTATCAAACGCAACTGGATGGCATGTTGCACAAGCTAAAGGCTTATCTTGACCGATATTGTCATGGTGACAATCAGCACAATCATAACCCAAATCTTCAGCATGCTTAGCGTGGGAAAAAATGACTCTTCCGCCACTGTTATCCATAACAACGCGAACCGGGCTTTCCTGCGCTGGCGGCGCGAAAAGAAATCCGGATGCTGCCGCAATTACTAAAACAGCAACGATTAAAGTTAGTGGGGTATATCTGTTTTTCAACGAACCAGTCCTTGATTTTGAAAAATTGACGATTAAGGCACAAAGGCCGGAACCTAACGACAGTAAGCAGATTTATGCTTCAGATGCAGCGTCATCCTCCTTAAGATTAATGATGCAAGATGGAGCAAATACAGATTGGTCAATCAATCAGTCTTTTTTCACTTAGAACACATCTTATTTAAATTGAAAAGAGGTATTCTGGTACAAAACTAGCGACCATCATACAATTCACATTCGCCAAGTACGCAATATATGTACAAAATCAGCGAACTTGTAATTGATCACTCATTCAAGATTTTAAAGCAATGAACATGCCAGATTTAGTTACAAAAATCACAATCTATCAATAACAACCTAATATAAAAGGATAAATAATAATAATTAATATTTAAAACGAGTAATAAAAAGGAAGAAGTGCAGGTAGAATTTTTTTAAAGCCGATTTTACTTGTGAAAATATACTCATATTCCTAAAAAAAAGACTAAAATTGCTTAAAACACAAAAATTGCCTGCAAAAACAAAAAGATACCCCAGTCTGATAAATCAGACTGGGGTATCTTTTTTTAAGACAGAAAGGTATTAAATATTTAATAGCGGGATTGTGTTTTTTAAAAACACATACATTTTACTAACTCTCTGAAATATCAGTTTCAAATTTAGCTGAAACAACTGTCCCGCTTTCATCCGACGTTTCCATAGATATCTCCGCATTATGAGTTTTAGCAATGAGCTGAGCGGAATAAGTGCCAAGACCTGTTCCATCCTCTTTACCGACGGAAACATACTTGTTGAAAAATCTATCACGGACTTCCTCTGGAACCGGAAGGCTGTTTTTTATACTGACGACTGTATATAGATCTCTTTCAATTGAAATAGAGACAACATCCCCTTTAACAGACCCTTCAATTGCATTTTTAATAAGGTTTCTAAACATAGTTCGCAGCAGTACCATTTCGCCAATTATAGTTATTTCTTCAGTTCCGCTTATTTCCTCACCATTCATTGTGATAGAAAGGGAAACTTCTTCCTGAGTCAGCAACAAGGACATTTCCTCTTCCAGGGAACAAAGCAATTCTACAAGATCAACAGGCATTGTCCTTAATGAATAAATCCCCTGCTCCATCTTAAATATATCCAGATGAAATTGAATCATATCAAGCATGCGATATCCAGCTGAGGCTATTCGCTTAATATATTTAGATTGTTCCGGAGTAAGGTTGCCTTTATTGAGAAGTAATTCAGGATATCCGATGACAAGATTAAGAGAAGATTTCAGGTCATGACGATTTATACGCTCAACTTCTTCGCGGATCATTTCCGCAGTACGTCTTTCATGAATCTGTTTAACAAGCTGCGAATTCTTGTCTTTTAATTGTTTTTGCTTGGCGCGAAGTTCCTTTGTACGCTGAGCAACTATTGTTTCAAGCATTTCACGATGACTGTTGAGCCATGAGTCACGTAATTCAATTTTACCGAGCATCGAATTGAATTCTGAAACGAGATACCCAATTTCATCCTGACTTTTATATGCAACTCTTTTTGAATAATCTTTTCTTATTGAAATATCACGAACGGCATCGGTGAGTTGTCCGATAGGCTGCGTAATTTTTTTCCTGAAATAGTTCGCGACAATAACACCTATCCCGAGGACTATTATAAGTATCAACGCAGAAGTTGCCGCAATATGATATACCAATTCACTTTGATCAGAGAAGGTTCCGTCAATGATCAAATATCCTAATAATTCTTCTCCGGATTTGATTGGCTGAATTACAGAGAATGAATTAAAATTTATCTCCGGTTCTACTTTTAACTCAGGAAAGGTGGTTGCTTTGCTTCCGAAAAATGCAAAAACTCCACCAGTAGGAGTAAATATTGTAGCTCCGACAACATTTGGTATTAATGAAAGTGAATCTAAAACTTCTGTGGCTGATTCTTTGTCATTAAAATCTAATGCTGAAATAGTGGAAGTCGCCATTATTTGAGCCAGACCATTGGTCTTCTGAATAGTGGCCTGCCTGTATGAGTGGAAAAATGATGCAATAGTGAGAGTCATGGATAAAATAATAGCGAAAATGGTTGTCCCAAGAATTGCCGCTCCTATTTTGCGCCCGAGGCTGCTTTGGAAACCGGTCATTCTAAATGATCTCCACAAAAAATTTCAGAAAGTTTAAGCAATTTTGAACTGATAGTCAGTCCTGCTTTGCGAGCAGCGCAAATATTAACTTGCAATTTCATTCTTGAGCCGGACTCTACAAGGTTGATAATTCCTCCCATACGCAGGAAATCAGGATTCTGTCCAATTGTCAGGATAGGTTTATTTTTTACTTGTTTAAGAATTGCCGCTATTACACGCGGATTTGAGCTATCAAGAAAAAGGACCTGACAGTCGTCGGCAGGCCAGCGGACTAATTTAAAAGATTCTGATTTATCAAAATACGGAGCCAATTCTTCTTTATCAATAGCTGCAACAGTATATTTCTCACTTTCTTTGAAATGAGCCTGCTCAGGCCAAAGCACATATTTAGGTATTTTTTTAATGAACAAAGCACGCAGTTGTGCTTTTGTAGCAGTAATTTTAGCATCAGCAGCAATAACCGGCGAGGAATATAAAAAAAAGAACAAGGTAATAACTGCCGCGAAAAAGAACTTATACCTTCCTAAAAGTCCCATATGACCCTCAAAGAACAGGAAGGTTCAGTTGTCTCGAAGTTTCCTTCGTTGACTTGGCTGAGAAGACTTGAACCAATAAGTTCAAGCGAAAGATTATCTACGGGATGCCATGCAAGTCGAGCATCTACTCCAAATCCGGTAGAAAGATCTTTATCATCCATCGTATTTAAGTATGAACCGAAAAGATCAAGATCCCATTTTTCCGCTAAGTTAATTAACGCTTGAATTTTTAAATTGTATACAGGACAGTTAAGAGGAGGTGAGAATCCTGCATCATTCAGCGTTGCACCGGGGAAATCCTGATTTGACAAACTTATGGAAGGACGAAGTGTCAGCCTTGGTAAAACTTTCCAATCCAGCGCAACTTCAGTTCCATAAGTCAGTCCGCAAAGAGCACTGGCAGGCGTAGCAATGCGGGTATCGGGATCATAATTAAGTGTTATCAGCTTGTCATAACTATTAAAATATAAAGAAAGATCAAGTTTTAAATTGTCACTGAAGATTCTGCGATACCCGGCTTCAACTGAAGTAAGCTCTTCTGAATCAAGATTTCCTGAAGCATCTATTTCATACCTTTTCCCATTATAATTAACTTGATATCGCCCTTCGCGGGCCCAGTTACTTGGAACTCTTGTTGCTTTAGAAACGGCCAGCCAGTATTCATCTTCATCTGCTGTATAAAGAAGCCTGGCTGTGGACTGAGGCTCAAGGTTTCCATCTTCCGAATAATCCAACTTAAGACCGAGCGTCAAAAACAGACTGTCTTCAATAAGAGTCATTTTGTCTTGAGCAAAAGAACTGAAATCCATGCGACTGAACTTTTCATTACGAACCCTTACATGATCTCCCTGTTCAAATGAATCCCAAAAGTACCTCCCCCCAAGCCCCAAGGTAAAAAGATTAATTCCAATCTGATCAGCTGAATAAATATATTCAGCATCAATAGTGTTTGAAACGCCTTCAAGATCATCAAAAGTTGTCTCCGATCTTGAATAAGAGGTTCTGAACTGCATGCCTGAATTTAATCCGGTTGCTCTGTCCCATGTAAACTGGGCATACCCGCCATAACCTTTTTTAACTTTATCTGCAGAAAAAGGATTCCCGGGAGGAGACTGCTCTGTAATGCTTGAAGTTGAAATATCTCCCTGAATTGTAAACTGATCAGTAAAAATATTCTGCCAGTCCGTTCTGAAACCGGTGGTTCCCTGAACTAAATCTCTGGACCCTTTATGTGTACCGCCGCGGACGGTATAAGATTTTCCCGGTTCATAGCTACCTTTGGCGTATACCATAAAGTATCCATCGTCTGTAAATTTCCCGCCTTGACGAACCATCTGCGAAGCTACGTCATTACCGACAACTGAAACGCTTTGAGTTCCCTGCAGTTCTTTTGCAGATTTTGTAATAATATTTATTACGCCGTTAAAAGATTCTGATCCCCAAAGGCTGGTCCATGGACCGCGAATAACTTCAATTCGTTTAACAAGTTCGATAGGAAGATCTTGATTGGACCATATTACTTCTGAATAGTAAGGAGATGTTATAGGACGATTATCTATAAGTATAAGCTGCTTGCTGTTAAAAACTCCATTAAATCCGCGAATACCGATAGACCATTTATCGGAATCCATACGAGTGACAAGAACACCCGGAACAACTTTAAGAGCTTCAGGAACAGACATAGCCCCGCTGACTTTAATGTCTTCCTCAGTAAGGATTGTATAAGAACCGGCAATATTTTCTAACGATTGTTTCCGCCTTGTTGGTGAAACAACTTCAACGTCAAGCAGGTCTTCAAGCTCAAGTTTCTCAAGCTGCTGATTACTCGTTTCTTTTTCCTGAGCTAAGCACGGTTTGATCAAACCGTTCAGAATCAGAAAGAAAAGAAAAATGATAAAAAAAAGCTGCCTGAAAAAAATCATGCGCCAGCCTGATTTTTTGCTGTCATCATATAACCGCGGCCGCGAATTGTCTTAATACTTACAGATTCGCCGATTTTACGACGTAAATTGCTCATATGAACATTCAACACGTAGTCATCAAAATCTACAGTCCTGCCTAAAGCAATTTCCATAAGCTCTTCACGTTCGACTAATTTTCCGCAACTTACAGACAAGTGTTCGATAATGCTGAACTCAGCAGCTGTGAAATGAGTTTCTTCCCCTTCGACAAGAATTGATTGAGAATCAAGGTTGACCTCTATCCCGCCTACTTTTATCTTTCCTCTACTTGTTCTGACAGACTGTGTTGAATCTTCGTTAACCATTGCACACCTGCGTAACGCAGCACGCATTCTGGCAAGCAGTTCACGCAATTGAAAAGGTTTACAAATGTAATCATCGGCCCCCATTTCAAGACCAACCACTCTGTCAACCTCGTCACCTTTTCCTGTCAGCATTATTACCGGAACATTTGATTTTGATCTAATCAGATCTAATACACTAAGCCCGCTGAGGTCCGGCAGAATAATATCAAGTAGAATCAGGTCAAAAGTGTCATTATGAAATGTCTTCAACCCGTTAGTAGCGTTGCATTCAGTCTGTACGCTATACCCTTCTCCACCAAGATATGTATTTAAAAGTTCTCCAAGTTCCGGGTCATCATCAATAAGAAGTATTTTGTTCATAGCTTTTCTCCTGCCTGCATAGTAATTGTTTAGAAGGAATAAGCATAAGAATTTAATGTTAAAAAATGTTAAAAACATTAAGAAATATTAAGATATAATATATCTATATTAAGACCGTCAGCTGCCAATTTAATGGGTAAAAAATACCACCATGAACGTTCTTCGTGTTCACTTCGTATAACTAGCAAAAGGGTTGAATGAATCGGTCATTCACCTAGTGCATGGATGTACAAAAAAACACGGAGGTTTTTATGTCTTTAGTAATCAACAACAACACAATGGCTAATTCTGCAGCTCAACATCTTAATGATGCATACGGAGCACTCGGCTCATCAACAGAAAAAATGTCTTCAGGTCTAAGAATCAACTCTTCGGCAGATGATGCCGCAGGGCTGGCTGTTCGCGAACTCATGCGGTCTGACATTTCCACACTCAGTCAGGGTGTTAAGAATGCGAATGACGGTATTTCAATGATTCAAACCGCTGACGGTGCTCTTTCTGTTGTGGATGAAAAGCTTATTCGTATGAAGGAACTTGCTGAACAGGCCGCAACCGGTACGTATACCAGTGATCAGCGTGCACTGATTGATCAGGAATATCAGGCAATGGCATCGGAAATAACCCGTATCGCAAGTGCTACTGACTTTAACGGAATCCACTTATTAAATGGTAATCTAAGCAGTGATACTGCTATGGTTATTCATTTCGGAACCGGTAATGATTCCGCTGAAGATAAGTACAATGTCAAAATAGGCAACTGCACAGCTTCATCTCTCGGAATCGGTAATGCCAGTGCGAAGAATGCCGGATACACGGTTTCTACCCAGGTACAAGCGCAGGCAGCATTAGAAGCACTTGATCAGGCCATTACCTCAAAGGATAAGATCAGAGCTAATCTCGGCGCACTTGAAAACAGACTTGACGCAACAATATCCAACTTGGAGACTCAGGGAACAAATCTTCAGTCTGCTGAATCTCAGATTTCAGATGTGGATGTTGCAACCGAAATGACCAATTACTCAAAGCAGCAGGTCATTACTCAGGCTGGTGTGGCAATGCTTTCACAAGCCAACTCACTACCGCAGATGGCTCTTCAGCTAATCAGCTAACTCTTCTTTTAGAAGCGGACAGCATAACTAGGACCCGGTTTATCCGGGTCCTTTTTTTTGATCATTACTCCAGACAAGACCCTGTTTACTGACTAGGTAAAATATTCCCACCCAATTCATTAATTTGACGACACCTGCTTCTCTAAGACTTTTGCCAACAATTTCAATTAAGAATTATTAATTTTAGCCTACTGCTCTTTATTGTTGCTTTATACTTTTAACAAACAGCAAAGCTATCTTCGACAACTATAAACAATAAATGATGTTGTATTAATGTACTGCGGACCATTAGTTGCTCACTTCCGTGCATAGGAGGAAGTATGAACGCAAACATCAATCAAATATATGACAACAACAAATCATGTAATGCTGAAATTTTCTTTAAAGAGAACAATATTAGAATTAAGAATGATATTGGATGCTTTTTAAAGACTAAATTTAATTACATTACTAAGTATGACGTTGAAGAAATATTTCAAGAAGTAGCATTCAAAATAATTAAGCATAACTATTTATCAAAGTACTCCTCAGACAAAAGTTCACTTAATACATGGCTATACATTATAAGTCGTTCAGTAAGTATAGATTATATGCGTAAGTTACAGAAAAACTATCAATATATAGATGAATATGAAGAGTCTCCAGCTGTAGACATTCCAAAATCAACAATAACCATTCCTAAAGGATTGCTTTCCGAAAGGCAAAACCAAGTAGTTAAAATGGTTTTCTGGGGAGATATGCGCTCTGTTGAAGTGGCCGAACAGCTCGGCATTTCGCCCCAAACTGTGCGTAGTATTAAACACCAGGCAATTGCTAAATTGCGCCGCTATTTCGGGGCGGAAACCGAACGGAGGATAGTATCATGAGTATCGAGGCTGTAAGTTCCTCAACAACATCGAGCACATCATCGTCAAGCAACTCCTCGCTTACCCAGCTTGATTTTCTGACACTTCTAACGACTCAGATGGAATATCAGGATCCGACGAATCCGGTTGATAATACTGAAATGGTTAACCAGATGACTCAATATTCTTCACTGGAACAAGAAGTATCAACCAATGCAAAGCTTGATACGATTGTTGACCAGCTTACTGCCCTCTCTGCCATGAACAGTTCCAGCTATATTGGAAAGGACGTTACAGCAGAGGGTGGTGTTGTTGAAGTTACAGATGGAGTTGCTTCAGATGTCACTCTTAATCTGGGAAGTGATGCAGCATCACTCGTAGTCAATATTTATGACGCGGACGGTAACATTGTGGACACCAAACTATTTTCAGATGTCACTTCCGGTGATCACACATTAGGTCAAACCGAACTTAATCCCGGCAGCACACTTACTTCAGGAGAAATCTATACCCTTCGCGCTGCGGCCTACGATGAAAACGGTGACAATATTGATGTGGACCTCACATCAGTTGGAACAGTCACGAGCGTCAGTTCTGAAAGCAGCGGAGTTGTACTGACCCTTGATGATGGCAGAGAAGTTTCTCTCGCCGACGTAAGTTTCGCATCCTGATTAAGGGATAAGGAGAATTAAAATGGGAATCACCAGTTCGTTATATACCGGCATATCCGGCCTCAATGTTAACAGTCAGGCCACTTCAGTTGTGAGTAATAACTTAGCTAACTCAAGTACCGTCGGGTACAAAAGTACATATGCAACATTTGAAGATGTTTTCTATTCCGCCATTACTACCGGCGGAGGATTGAGTCAGGTTGGTAACGGAGCAGGAGTAGCTTCTATTAATACTGATTATACGCAAGGATCATATGAAACATCCAGCTCATCTACCAATGTAGCAATAAACGGTGACGGATATTATATAGTTGTTGATCCTGATAACGGAGCAACTTCATATTCAAGAGCCGGAAATTTTGATTTTGATAAAGACGGCTACCTTGTAGATCCATATGGCAACATGGTTCAAGGGTGGGAAGTTAAAGAGGGTTCTGCCTCAGGTTCGCTTACTAACATTCAACTTGACCAGTCACAATCTCCTCCAAATGCAACAAGTGCAGTCCGTACTTCCATGAATCTTAATTCTCAAAGTACAGACAAAGCTATAACCGCAAACCCGTACACTTCTGAATTTGAACTATATGACGGAACATCATCACCGGCATTGGATTCATCCAGATACAGCTATTCATCAACTATGACCATTTATGATGAAAACGGCTCAGCGCATGATCTCACTTTTTATATGGACCCTGTAAATACCGATTCAGACGGAAATATAGTCTGGGAATATGTTGTAGCATGCGATCCTAATGAAGATCAGCGCACATTCGGTGGAACCGATATGAATACCACCAGTGGAGCCGGACTGCTGATGACCGGAACTTTAACTTTCAACTCAGAAGGTAAATTGACATCACAGTCTGCCTTCACCCTTTCAGACACACCAACCTCCACTGACCCGAAAGATCCGGCAAACTGGGAACTGGCATCATTTAGTGATTCAGGTGTTCCTGAAATGAATGTTAACTTCACAGGAAGCACAACCGGACAAGATCTCGCTTTCAGCTTCGGAATGTCCAATCCGAATTCTTCAGTCGGGTCTAACGGAGGATGGTCTACGAGTTCAACAATAAGCACATTAGCAGATGTTACCGCTACAACAGATTATTCTGATTTACCTTCTTTTAACTCAATCGAGTTAGCGACAGGCGCAACAACCAGTTACAGTGACAGCTCTTCTGCGACTTACAGTACCAGTCAGGACGGCTACGCCACAGGTTCACTGCTTTCAGTGAGTGTTGATAAAAACGGTATTATCAGTGGGGCTTATTCAAACAATCAAACCATTGAATTATACCAATTCGCCCTTGCCGATTTCACCAACCCCGGCGGTCTTGTCGCAAACGGAAACAATCTGTTTTCAGCTACAACTGACTCCGGAGACGCTGTTATCGGAACAGCCGGATCAGGCGGTTTCGGAAAAATTGTTTCAAACTCACTTGAATCCTCGAACGTCGACTTAGCTGCTGAAATGACCAAATTAATTATTATTCAGGCTGCATATTCAGCCAACAGTAAGGTTGTAACTACAGCGGATTCAATGCTGACTACGGCAATAGGTCTTAAACGCTAACCCATAATATATGACCTCTTCCAGCAAGCTTAACTATTAAGCTTGCTGGAAGAAAATCAGTCAAAGTTTTAGTTTTAAGAGGACCATATACCATGATCAGCAACCTGTTCAATATAGGCTCAAAAGCCATCAGCAATACTCAGGCTTCTATTGCGACTACGTCCAATAATATAGCTAATGCTGAAACTACCGGATATAGGCGCGCAAACGCAGTTTATACGAGCACCGGCAATATTAATGTTGGCGGAAACAGCATCGGAACAGGGGCAGAGATCACTGCAATCCAGTCTAACTGGGATAAATTTATTGAAACTC
This window harbors:
- a CDS encoding TonB-dependent receptor plug domain-containing protein, which gives rise to MIFFRQLFFIIFLFFLILNGLIKPCLAQEKETSNQQLEKLELEDLLDVEVVSPTRRKQSLENIAGSYTILTEEDIKVSGAMSVPEALKVVPGVLVTRMDSDKWSIGIRGFNGVFNSKQLILIDNRPITSPYYSEVIWSNQDLPIELVKRIEVIRGPWTSLWGSESFNGVINIITKSAKELQGTQSVSVVGNDVASQMVRQGGKFTDDGYFMVYAKGSYEPGKSYTVRGGTHKGSRDLVQGTTGFRTDWQNIFTDQFTIQGDISTSSITEQSPPGNPFSADKVKKGYGGYAQFTWDRATGLNSGMQFRTSYSRSETTFDDLEGVSNTIDAEYIYSADQIGINLFTLGLGGRYFWDSFEQGDHVRVRNEKFSRMDFSSFAQDKMTLIEDSLFLTLGLKLDYSEDGNLEPQSTARLLYTADEDEYWLAVSKATRVPSNWAREGRYQVNYNGKRYEIDASGNLDSEELTSVEAGYRRIFSDNLKLDLSLYFNSYDKLITLNYDPDTRIATPASALCGLTYGTEVALDWKVLPRLTLRPSISLSNQDFPGATLNDAGFSPPLNCPVYNLKIQALINLAEKWDLDLFGSYLNTMDDKDLSTGFGVDARLAWHPVDNLSLELIGSSLLSQVNEGNFETTEPSCSLRVIWDF
- a CDS encoding flagellar hook assembly protein FlgD yields the protein MSIEAVSSSTTSSTSSSSNSSLTQLDFLTLLTTQMEYQDPTNPVDNTEMVNQMTQYSSLEQEVSTNAKLDTIVDQLTALSAMNSSSYIGKDVTAEGGVVEVTDGVASDVTLNLGSDAASLVVNIYDADGNIVDTKLFSDVTSGDHTLGQTELNPGSTLTSGEIYTLRAAAYDENGDNIDVDLTSVGTVTSVSSESSGVVLTLDDGREVSLADVSFAS
- a CDS encoding cytochrome c3 family protein, producing the protein MKNRYTPLTLIVAVLVIAAASGFLFAPPAQESPVRVVMDNSGGRVIFSHAKHAEDLGYDCADCHHDNIGQDKPLACATCHPVAFDKKFRSEHQKNFPDKKACLRCHDEVPTGPLAKEDRPDTENIPLLSDAFHKQCMGCHEQDGGPYGADSCYKCHAR
- a CDS encoding flagellar hook protein FlgE, whose product is MGITSSLYTGISGLNVNSQATSVVSNNLANSSTVGYKSTYATFEDVFYSAITTGGGLSQVGNGAGVASINTDYTQGSYETSSSSTNVAINGDGYYIVVDPDNGATSYSRAGNFDFDKDGYLVDPYGNMVQGWEVKEGSASGSLTNIQLDQSQSPPNATSAVRTSMNLNSQSTDKAITANPYTSEFELYDGTSSPALDSSRYSYSSTMTIYDENGSAHDLTFYMDPVNTDSDGNIVWEYVVACDPNEDQRTFGGTDMNTTSGAGLLMTGTLTFNSEGKLTSQSAFTLSDTPTSTDPKDPANWELASFSDSGVPEMNVNFTGSTTGQDLAFSFGMSNPNSSVGSNGGWSTSSTISTLADVTATTDYSDLPSFNSIELATGATTSYSDSSSATYSTSQDGYATGSLLSVSVDKNGIISGAYSNNQTIELYQFALADFTNPGGLVANGNNLFSATTDSGDAVIGTAGSGGFGKIVSNSLESSNVDLAAEMTKLIIIQAAYSANSKVVTTADSMLTTAIGLKR
- a CDS encoding 4Fe-4S dicluster domain-containing protein: MLKIHYSLESDVQNVIHDIAAPSEINIQVRNLVLKAKKGQSVARGDMIAEHPSKFGGAYHASVSGKATKVNYHHLTIECDHKENSVEPVDVKSMGPGKDLQRTLQELGIDVAPLSSRCGQLIINGLNPEPGIFVAELLLECENDILEVGLNIVKSLVHPVHTKLAVAKKTSATLSGTESVFVKPKYPNSLNALVIKAVTGKEFCDDTKIMSIMDIYNIGLVAKTGLPVTDTIMTISGHNYRVPFGTPIRHLLNELDMTVKSGDKVVLGGPFRGEAVYSLDEGVKKGDHGLFIISTGQFPSVEDATCINCGECVLSCPARILPNMISRYAEYERFEMAEKYDLHSCFECGLCSFNCTVRRPILQYIRFAKDQLRISGKAE
- a CDS encoding response regulator transcription factor, translated to MNKILLIDDDPELGELLNTYLGGEGYSVQTECNATNGLKTFHNDTFDLILLDIILPDLSGLSVLDLIRSKSNVPVIMLTGKGDEVDRVVGLEMGADDYICKPFQLRELLARMRAALRRCAMVNEDSTQSVRTSRGKIKVGGIEVNLDSQSILVEGEETHFTAAEFSIIEHLSVSCGKLVEREELMEIALGRTVDFDDYVLNVHMSNLRRKIGESVSIKTIRGRGYMMTAKNQAGA
- a CDS encoding YfiR family protein, with the protein product MGLLGRYKFFFAAVITLFFFLYSSPVIAADAKITATKAQLRALFIKKIPKYVLWPEQAHFKESEKYTVAAIDKEELAPYFDKSESFKLVRWPADDCQVLFLDSSNPRVIAAILKQVKNKPILTIGQNPDFLRMGGIINLVESGSRMKLQVNICAARKAGLTISSKLLKLSEIFCGDHLE
- a CDS encoding CHASE sensor domain-containing protein, producing MTGFQSSLGRKIGAAILGTTIFAIILSMTLTIASFFHSYRQATIQKTNGLAQIMATSTISALDFNDKESATEVLDSLSLIPNVVGATIFTPTGGVFAFFGSKATTFPELKVEPEINFNSFSVIQPIKSGEELLGYLIIDGTFSDQSELVYHIAATSALILIIVLGIGVIVANYFRKKITQPIGQLTDAVRDISIRKDYSKRVAYKSQDEIGYLVSEFNSMLGKIELRDSWLNSHREMLETIVAQRTKELRAKQKQLKDKNSQLVKQIHERRTAEMIREEVERINRHDLKSSLNLVIGYPELLLNKGNLTPEQSKYIKRIASAGYRMLDMIQFHLDIFKMEQGIYSLRTMPVDLVELLCSLEEEMSLLLTQEEVSLSITMNGEEISGTEEITIIGEMVLLRTMFRNLIKNAIEGSVKGDVVSISIERDLYTVVSIKNSLPVPEEVRDRFFNKYVSVGKEDGTGLGTYSAQLIAKTHNAEISMETSDESGTVVSAKFETDISES
- a CDS encoding flagellin, which encodes MSLVINNNTMANSAAQHLNDAYGALGSSTEKMSSGLRINSSADDAAGLAVRELMRSDISTLSQGVKNANDGISMIQTADGALSVVDEKLIRMKELAEQAATGTYTSDQRALIDQEYQAMASEITRIASATDFNGIHLLNGNLSSDTAMVIHFGTGNDSAEDKYNVKIGNCTASSLGIGNASAKNAGYTVSTQVQAQAALEALDQAITSKDKIRANLGALENRLDATISNLETQGTNLQSAESQISDVDVATEMTNYSKQQVITQAGVAMLSQANSLPQMALQLIS
- a CDS encoding RNA polymerase sigma factor, whose product is MNANINQIYDNNKSCNAEIFFKENNIRIKNDIGCFLKTKFNYITKYDVEEIFQEVAFKIIKHNYLSKYSSDKSSLNTWLYIISRSVSIDYMRKLQKNYQYIDEYEESPAVDIPKSTITIPKGLLSERQNQVVKMVFWGDMRSVEVAEQLGISPQTVRSIKHQAIAKLRRYFGAETERRIVS